The Schistocerca nitens isolate TAMUIC-IGC-003100 chromosome 6, iqSchNite1.1, whole genome shotgun sequence DNA segment ACAGTAATTCACTTCAGTAGAGATGAATTGTTGGGACAAAATTAGGAAAGCACTGATGAGGGAAAGAGGAACAGAATTGCTGTGTGAATGTGTAACTCATTAAGCACATGTGCTCAGGGGATAAAGTGACAGAAAATGTGCCAGTTCATGATTTAAAATACTTAGTAGCCCAATGAAATGTTGAAAGGCGCATGTGGGAATATGACAAATACCAAGCATGGCCAATGAAGTGGAATAATGTGCTTGTTGTCATTTATGCCACTTTAACAGCTGAGGATGTTCATACAGAACGAAACCAGTGGCTTAAtaagtgcaaataaaataaaagtcgAAGTGGTTTTCGTAACATTCATATTAATCCATTGTGGAAGCACAACACGATCAAATATTAACTTCCTTCCAATTATTTGAGTGGAGCAAAGCATATATACCATCAGTCACTACTATGGGGGACAAACGATGAGCATGCAGCATAAAAAAGGAGCTTGGCAAAAAACAATTATAAAGCCTTAGTAGTCAGGGGGGCACAGAAGTGATGTGCATTTATTCCTATGAGCTAACCCAAAGATAAAGCTAAAATTGTTGCTGATTTTAAGGATTTTGATGTTCCAAAAATTCAAATGGGTTCAGAGACTGCTGCTGCATGCTTTTGAACAGATTAAGGACTTCTTGCTTGTGCCTGTGACAAGTGGTGGATGGCTTGTGTGTTATCAAGAGGAGAGTTAATTCTTTGTTTACACATCCTTGTTAACCAGCTATTTGGTTTTCCTAACCAAGAAGACCAGATAAATTGATTGCATTAAAAAACTCTTCATACTTTGTAAATTAAATCTCACAACTGCCACTGGAAAAACATGTAGACTACCAGATGAAGAACTGAGAAAACCCTCCGAGTATATTGGAAAAGAATTCATTGTTCCATCAATAATCTGTCATTATTGCTTAGGAGAAGTAGGTTATGTCTTTTGAAAGAAAAGAGCAATACATAATCTTAGACTGTAATAAGATTGTTAGTGGATCGCCACATCATGAAAACGAGTAAAAAATTTCTTTatcctacatctacacctacgctCTGCAAACCATCATGAGGTGCATCATAGGGGCTACTTTCCATTCCattccagttattagggtttctttccataCCATTCACGTATagaatgactgactgaatgcctctgtgcgtgcagtaattattctaatcttattcttacGAAACCTATGTGAGTGACACATAAggggttttagtatattcctagagtcatcatttaaagccaggtcttgaaactttgttaagagACCTTCTCAGGGTAGTTTACGTTTATGctcaagaatcttccagttcagttcctgcggtatctctctgacactctcccatgcgtcaaacaaacctgtgaccatttgtgcttcccttctctgtatacattcagtataccctgttagtcttatttggtacaggtctcacacacttgagcaatattctagaactggttgcgaatggtttgcaagcaatctcctctgTAGATAGGTGCACTTCCCCAGTATACCACCTTCAAACCAAAGTCTACAGGTTTCTCATTGCAAGGTTCACAAATAACACATTGGTAAAACAATAACAGCTTTATCATTGTTAAATTAATAATATTGATTAATATTACTATACAGTATTTGGAAAATGAAGATATAATTAAGTAAATTATTCATACCCCTTCACAGGCATTTGTTGTTATAATATCCTCACAATTGATATGGGAAAGCCAaatgtgattttaaattaaagtctGTAGTTCTAATACTGTAAAACATTGATTGtcactaaataaaaaatagtgatttGATAGCCTTATTTTCTTTTTGACATATTACAATTTAACAAGCCCAGAGCCCTACAGACTATACATTGGGTGCTGCACTTACCGGTAAAATAAAATTTGTTCCCTTTGGAATATCATTATGAAATTGGCACAAACATTAacaaacaatgtacgatgaacacaaattcttttttcaaagcaaaaaaagttcctattttgaaattttcaaaattaaataataatttgatcTGGGAAAGGTCAGCATTATTATGAATATCATCAGTTATCACATATTTTTAAAGCTTTAAGAAAACTGAATAAAGTGGTACAAATTTTAGGGTTTTAGGTCGAATAATTTTTGAGATATGGTAATCTTAAGGTttcaaaatgtaacaaaaatgacataattttgcaagttttaaaaattaataacttagaaattaaaggtccaaaaaaattttaatttggggTTTTTCATGCAGGCAGTTATTAAtataaatgtacaaaaaaattacCGAAATCTGAGATTTCAAGAACCAGTccgtactactagtactactactactttgtGAAACACAGCTTCATTATATATactctgtactactactactactactactactactagtattaCTACTCTTCCGCCTTATGTTATAGGTTATCGATGAAATATTTAGAATCCTCAGATACATGGAAAGTTATGGTATTGATGCTCCTCCTCCAAGGACACTTGAAACACTTCAAGAGTTAAGAGACATCTCATCTATGGCAATGGagcattttgaagaaaaaattgtGCCCATATTGAAAAGCAGGCTGGAGTGTCAAAATTATCCAAATTATCCCTTAGCTGGTATGACTTTAAATATATTGATGACATTTTGATTGTATTCCAaagaataactatttaaaaaacataattttttcaaacAGGTCCATCAAGGAGGATAGAAAATTTCCAGCGACAGTTCATGACCATTAGAAATCATGAAAAATATAACATGGATATATTGGCAAAAATGGATGAAAGGGTAGGTACAGTAACATCTAATGGGAACTATTGCTGTCATAACAGGAATGCATGTTCTGCATGGCATTCCCCTGTCATTGAGGGAGAAATGTTCATTTTCAAAACCAGATAAACTTTATACTCTCTTCTATGTGTCCTGCACGCAACCTTTATAAATGTGATGACAATATTAAAGAGGTTAactgtataaaaagaaaaaaaatgcatccaGAAAGTGCTAAATTCACTGAGAAGGGTAGCTGGCTGGTACTTACTCTCAAGAGGTGCATCTCTTAGTACAGCTGACAGACACACGTCTGTTTGTCTTAACCTCGTTCCTAGGTGACACGAACCCCCATACCTGGCCTTCCCAAACTAGTTCCTCCTTACCTCTTGAAGAAAGAATGTAATTCTGAAAGCTAAGAGTGCTGTTGTGTGTAGTTTTATATATGCCCATTGGCTGTAATTGAAATGAACACTATAGGGGATCTTACACTCTTACTTTGAGGAAATGGATGAGAATCTTAGTATTGGCGTAGAGAACAATAACAAAGTTGCAGTAAAGTTGGGTAGCTTTCACAAAGTGAGTGTAAATGTCCTTTAGTTGCCGCAGATGCCTCATTAAGTGTGAGGTAAACATTGTTCAACTGAGATGCAGAAATATATCAGTGTATTGTCTTATAACTAGAGCTGTATAAAAGTACAGTTTAGACCACGGAGAATATTGAAGGGCATTAATTGGCTAAGAGCATAATTCAGAAATAAAATGAGTGtgttaaaagaaataaaatgaaatatggaTTATAAgccaaagaagttgttgaaagaagtCAGTAGTCCATTTGCTGAGAAATAAATTCAGCCTTATGTTTGAAGCCACATAAGTGAAATGTGTACAAAGcaaatatgaaataatttaaagaaaatagCTATAGAGACATGACCATAAATGAAGTGGACTACATTATTCAGTAAATTACAATATGTGGAGAGATTGGAACAAGAAGTTTACTTTATTTGATGTCCATTACCATCTACATAGATAAGATACAAATACTACCATGATGATCACATTTCCCAAGTGCAAATTATTCTATAAATGTGAAGACAgtatggttgaaatttcatgagcctAAATTGTTAGACCTGTATGGAGCTTATTATAAAATAGTGATTATGATAAGTGATGATTAAGGGATATTGGAAGGCTGCTTCTGACAGGCATGATTTAAATAATGTGCCAGAAAATCAGTACCTAAGAAGATTCAAATAAGGAAACAAATTACTTCTTACATTACTTGCTTGCTTGCTTACTATTTTAAACAGAAGGCAACACAAGAGCAAATAAGGTATTGGTTTGTATGAAGGAGCCTTGTAGAACATTTTTAAATGATGCTGATAATTTAGGATGATTCTTCATATATGAAACCAAATATAGATAACCGGTGGGAAATATGGAAAGTCAGGGTCCGTTCCAGGTGTCTTTAAGGCAAAGGCTGATTTGTTTGAAGCAGATATCAAAAACAGTGGAGAAATGCTGCACTGAATATTAATAATGCATGTCTGAGGCCCAGGTAAATTTGTCATTTTGTAATCTTCTCTGCTAACATTGTACTCCTCCAACTCCAATAGTGCTGAAGTGGTGATACAGGCCTCAGTCTTCTAGGATTCTATCAAAGAATCAATGAAATtcagaactgaagaaactgtaattaATACTGGCTCAGGATCATCCTTTTAAAGATCAACAGCAATAAACCAACGTAGAAAACAAAAAGATCCAGTGTACACTGAGGATGCATGTGCAGTaggtggacaaaaatgtggagaaACCAGAAACACAATACATTAGCATGTATAATATGATGTAGGAACACTGCTGTCaatcaaaatagcttccagtcatcttgaaatagataaatacaggtcctgtgtggttttcaagcaaatcttaaaaaaattcttcctgcaaaatggtaGTAAGTCAGGTAacagtgatggaggtggatagcagtCATGCACCATTTTCTCCAAATGGACCACAAAAgctaaataatattgagatctggtgactggtggccaTAGGGGATGCAGCAGTTCATtctcgtactcacaaaaccagtcctggatgatgagaGCTGTCTGAACAGGTGCCCTGTTGTCCTGGAACATAAACATTTGGTGAACAAACATTGAACCATGGGATCaacttgatcagccaaaatagtcacataatccttggcagtaatacagtcttgcagagtaaccatggggcccatggaataccatgatacagCTACCCAAATTGTCACCAAAACCCTGCCATGTTGCACCCTTGGTCAGAAGTTGGTAACTGcggctacacacatcaaaaaaagttttgcatcaccccggtttccagaactcctgaagatagacattgactgtgcatattgtatcaaagatgcagtccctttgactgttcatagatgtcactaaatccgcccaaaaatctaaacaaccatgcgtgatcagtgcctattagacggagggggtccgagagccaatcggttccagtcattccaccaggaaggaggtacacaggttgtgttgtctgtagttcaaccatgcctagatggtcaaaaccatggttcgatcatgtccgcattgttactttgtgccaggaagggctctcaacaagggaagtgtccaggtgtctcggagtgaaccaaagcgatgttgttccgacatggaggagatacagggaaacAGAAACTGTCGAcaaaatgcctcgctcaggccgcgcaagggctactactgcagtggatgaccattacctatagattatggctcggaggaaccctgacagcaatgtcaccatgttgaataattctttttgtgcagccacaggacattgtgttacgactcaaagtgtgcgcaatagcatgcatgatgcgcaacttcactcccaatgtccacggcgaggtccatctttgcaaccacgacaccatgcagcatggtacagatgggcccaacaacatgccgaatggactgctcaggattggcatcatgttctcttcaccgatgagtgtcacatatgctttaaaccaatcgtcggagacgtgtttggaggcaacccggtcaggctgaatgccttagacacactgtccagtgagtgcagcagcgtggaggttccctgctgttttgggttggcattatgtgtggccgacgtacaccgctggtggtcatggaaggcaccataacagctgtaaggtacgtgtatgccatcctccaaccaatagtgcaaccatttcggcagcatattggtgaggcattcattttcatggatgacaattcatgccGCCATCATgaacatcttgtgagtgacttccttcaggataacgacatcgctcgactagagtggccagcttgttctccagacaagaactctatcgaacatgcctgggatggattgaaaagggctgtttatggaccccCCCAAAAACTCTGAGGGATTtatgccattgaggagtgggacaatctggaccaacagtgcctcgatgaacttctgggtagtatgccacgatgaatacaggcatgcgtcaatgcaagaggacatgctactggatattagaggtaccgatgtgtacagcaatgcggaccacctcctctgaaagtctcgctgtatggtggtacaacatgcaacatgtgcttttcatgagcaataaaatgggtggaaatgatatttatgttgatctctgttccaattttctgtacaggtcctggAACTCTAAGAACCTTGGTGATGCCAaagtattttgatgtgtgtataatatcaTGTTTTTCTGTTACAGGAATTTGAATAATTGACAAGTGGTTGTAGAActtcagctcgccctgcaattccctaccTTTGCAGCTCCCTCTGTGTTATTTTGGTGCTCACAGCATTCAGAAATGCGGCGTTCAGTTCCGCAGTGACTTCTGCAGTTGTCCTCCTCTTATTTTTCAGTATAATCCTCTTAAATGACTGtttgtcatgatcactcaacaaaCACTGTCGTCCATGCTGTGACTTGGTGAATGATGTTTTTCAGCTTTCCCTGTATTCAGTACAAATGTTTAATatagtgcctcttgaaataccaaatacTTCAGCTATCATGGTTATGAAAGcagccaccatatgagcaccaacaatttgtccatgcTCAAATTTGATACAATCACAACTATACAGAACGCTGTTCTAATCACGACTAGCATTTGCAACATTTTGAGGACACTGCACGGGTTGTCAAATAATATAGTGCAGCCTGCAAACTTGGGTAGCATCTGCATTTAAACAGTGTTCGGaagttcccattacaaacttcaaggatttggagagcagtgagtacagaatattttgaataggaacctatgcATGGAGATACATTGTTTCCATTACATGTTGGTAATGAgaacacttttacaagtaatttattggatatgacccagtacatcacttgttttacagttcagtCATTAATAATcgaagaaacaaaaaggaaacttaatcagttttcacaaacacaGTTGTTTACAGTTAATCATCTTGCAGCACCACAGTGATGCCTACTGATGGTGCCTTTCTCAAAGCCATTTAATAATTGTGGGAAAAAAAGGATATGCTATGGAGTCAGATGTCGTGGCTAATGATCTTGATAAAGGCaatgagcagctcttccattaacaTGAGCTTTGTTACTGAGAAGGATCATGTCTGTGTATACTGCAAATgtgtactcagccatgttgcttcaacactcacagacatgtgaatgaggctcgaaccaggtcggaGAGGTAGGATGGATGTAAGCCCTGCCTACCATCACTATCcggtaacatgttttcaaatggtacatttctgaacatgggttacaattcaaaatattgtctactgagTCCccatacaagtcctagaagtttgtaacaggaatatcctaacaccctgtatgttcaagcatgtatttcttgttgcgttttcatatttttgtccacctacTGTATGTATGTTTAGCAGCAAAATTTCAAATCTCCACACTACTTGTGAAGAAACTCATTACGTACTGTGTGTGAACAAAATGTTGGAGGAATTGTTAAGACACTTATTAGGGAAGAGCAAGACTTAAATCtgtgtcagtttttcaaatttgctGGTTTTCTTTCCATCTCCTTTCCACTTCTCTGTAACAGTTGTTAGTATATTGTGATTGTGTGTATTAATTCATTGTTTACATGATTGTTTCAGCTGAAAAAAAGCAATATTCGAATTGCCAAACAGGCCAGAATGTTACAAGAACAAAATGCTAAACTCATTGCACAAGATGCCCAGATTAATGAACTAAAGCAACATCTGGAGGAGTGGGATCATAAGTTACGAGAACTTGAAGCAAAGGTGAACAGGGTAAATGATGACAATGCATTGTTGCTGGAACACTCGGAAGAGACAGTTGTTTCAAATGATTCTGGTTGCAAACGGAAATGTGAGACTGTATGTAGTGGTAGTTACTCTAATGAAGACAAC contains these protein-coding regions:
- the LOC126263715 gene encoding F-box only protein 28 yields the protein MNERKEVCAEEIRALHDLPDIVLEKIFLYLSYDEIAKKRQVCQRFNRICGKLLTSGFLKAEKYHSRCMKSIKSQLPRRESERRNHPLSKHCDILSGIETRMSMLSMTFMKFISNGMCCFIPGKVIDEIFRILRYMESYGIDAPPPRTLETLQELRDISSMAMEHFEEKIVPILKSRLECQNYPNYPLAGPSRRIENFQRQFMTIRNHEKYNMDILAKMDERLKKSNIRIAKQARMLQEQNAKLIAQDAQINELKQHLEEWDHKLRELEAKVNRVNDDNALLLEHSEETVVSNDSGCKRKCETVCSGSYSNEDNLPVKKQKVVSTVEEVGE